The following coding sequences are from one Deinococcus apachensis DSM 19763 window:
- a CDS encoding MmcQ/YjbR family DNA-binding protein codes for MRSIADVRAACAALPGSSETFPFGPTALVFKVGGKMYALTDITADPVTLSLKVRPEDSEELRAAHPAIQPGYHLNKRHWITATLDGTLPDKLLNDLLTGSHAMVVASLTRAQRAELGLG; via the coding sequence ATGCGTTCCATCGCCGACGTGCGCGCGGCCTGCGCGGCCCTGCCGGGTTCGTCCGAGACGTTTCCCTTCGGCCCCACGGCCCTGGTGTTCAAGGTCGGCGGCAAGATGTACGCCCTGACGGACATCACGGCTGACCCGGTGACACTGAGCCTGAAAGTCCGGCCCGAGGACAGCGAGGAACTGCGCGCGGCCCACCCGGCCATCCAACCCGGCTACCACCTCAACAAGCGCCACTGGATCACGGCCACGCTGGACGGAACGCTGCCGGACAAGTTATTGAACGACCTGCTGACCGGGAGCCACGCCATGGTCGTCGCCAGCCTGACGCGGGCCCAGCGGGCGGAACTGGGGCTGGGGTGA
- a CDS encoding metallophosphoesterase family protein produces the protein MRRPLLPLVLAPLLLSGTPRPAPDVLRVAVLSDFNGPYGSTVYPAALHRSVARIMREWRPDAVLSAGDLIAGQRAALTDARVRAMWAAFERDVHAPLRAAEIPFGFTLGNHDASLTRDRREAAAYWTAHPPTLNFADRAHFPFRYSFTLGASGKSLFVAALDASGPNVGSEQRAWLARQLASAPARAAGATIVLGHLPLAGVSADKNRPGEVIRDAASLREVMERGGVLAYLSGHHAAFYPGRLGRLNVFASGGIGGRDYAGRPDTARSTLSLLTFDLASGSATFLTVDAETGAEVPVSSLPARLNGLGGPVTRVESLR, from the coding sequence ATGCGCCGCCCCCTCCTGCCGCTGGTCCTGGCTCCGCTGCTGCTCTCGGGCACGCCCCGCCCTGCCCCGGACGTGCTGCGGGTGGCGGTGCTGAGCGATTTCAACGGCCCCTACGGCAGCACGGTCTACCCGGCGGCCCTGCACCGCAGCGTTGCGCGGATTATGCGGGAGTGGAGGCCGGACGCGGTGCTGTCGGCGGGCGACCTGATCGCCGGGCAGCGGGCCGCTCTCACGGACGCGCGGGTGCGGGCGATGTGGGCGGCCTTCGAGCGCGACGTTCACGCGCCGCTGCGGGCCGCCGAAATTCCCTTCGGCTTCACCCTGGGCAACCACGACGCCTCCCTGACGCGCGACCGACGCGAGGCGGCGGCGTACTGGACGGCCCATCCACCCACGCTGAATTTCGCCGACCGGGCGCATTTCCCCTTCCGGTACAGCTTCACTTTGGGGGCGTCGGGCAAGTCGCTGTTCGTGGCCGCGCTCGACGCGAGCGGGCCGAACGTCGGCTCGGAGCAGCGGGCATGGCTGGCCCGGCAACTCGCCTCGGCCCCAGCGCGGGCGGCGGGGGCCACGATCGTGCTGGGGCACCTGCCTCTGGCGGGGGTCAGCGCGGACAAGAACCGACCGGGCGAGGTCATCCGGGACGCCGCGTCACTGCGGGAGGTGATGGAGCGGGGCGGGGTCCTCGCCTACCTCAGCGGGCACCACGCCGCCTTCTACCCGGGCCGCCTGGGGCGGCTGAACGTCTTCGCCTCGGGCGGCATCGGCGGGCGCGACTACGCGGGCCGCCCTGACACGGCCCGCAGCACCCTCAGCCTGCTCACCTTCGACCTCGCCTCGGGGAGTGCCACCTTCCTCACGGTGGATGCCGAAACGGGCGCGGAGGTGCCGGTGTCGTCCCTCCCCGCACGGCTGAACGGTCTGGGCGGACCGGTCACGCGGGTGGAGAGTCTGCGGTAG
- a CDS encoding sulfurtransferase: MEYAKDVLVSTDWVAQNLNTPGIRLIEVDEDILLYDTGHVPGAVKVDWQQDFWDPVMREFIGPEELSALLGRLGLRQGDQIILYGDKSNWWAAYAYWFLSYNGVQNLRLMNGGRQKWVAEGRELTTEAPSYEPTTYPTLRRDESLRAYRDEVRAHIEAVRSGQGAMVDVRSPDEFSGKVTHMPNYPQEGVLRGGHIPGARNIPWARATNEDGTFKTADELSALYAGEGVTPDKDVIAYCRIAERSSHSWFVLRELLGYPKVRNYDGSWTEWGNAVGLPIEKTYTEA, from the coding sequence ATGGAATACGCGAAAGACGTGCTGGTAAGCACCGACTGGGTGGCCCAGAACCTGAACACCCCCGGTATCCGCCTGATCGAGGTGGACGAGGACATCCTGCTCTACGACACTGGGCATGTCCCCGGCGCCGTGAAGGTCGACTGGCAGCAGGACTTCTGGGACCCCGTCATGCGCGAGTTCATCGGGCCGGAGGAGTTGTCGGCGCTGCTCGGTCGCCTGGGCCTGAGACAAGGCGACCAGATCATCCTGTACGGCGATAAGAGCAACTGGTGGGCCGCCTACGCCTACTGGTTCCTCAGCTACAACGGCGTTCAGAACCTGCGGCTGATGAACGGTGGTCGCCAGAAGTGGGTCGCCGAGGGCCGCGAGCTGACGACCGAGGCGCCCTCCTACGAACCCACCACGTATCCCACCCTGCGCCGGGACGAGAGCCTGCGTGCCTACCGCGACGAGGTGAGGGCGCACATCGAGGCCGTGCGGTCGGGCCAGGGCGCGATGGTGGACGTCCGCAGCCCCGACGAGTTCTCGGGCAAGGTCACCCACATGCCCAACTATCCGCAGGAGGGCGTGCTGCGCGGCGGCCACATCCCCGGCGCGCGGAACATCCCCTGGGCGCGGGCCACGAATGAGGACGGCACCTTCAAGACCGCCGACGAGCTGAGCGCCCTGTACGCGGGCGAGGGCGTGACCCCTGACAAGGACGTGATCGCCTACTGCCGCATCGCCGAGCGGAGCAGCCACTCCTGGTTCGTGCTGCGCGAACTTCTCGGTTACCCGAAGGTCCGCAACTACGACGGCTCGTGGACCGAGTGGGGCAACGCGGTCGGCCTGCCCATCGAGAAGACGTACACCGAGGCCTGA
- a CDS encoding SufE family protein → MTQPAPLPEKLQNIVNVFRSAPKPLRLQALLEYSRKLPPLPEKYVEHPEFLQPVPECASPFFLVTERDEQGGVNMYFKVPEEAPTVRGYAGILHEALQGEKPETILNIPDQFYMDMGLTELITPMRLRGMGAILMRLKNDVREHTGA, encoded by the coding sequence ATGACCCAGCCCGCTCCCCTGCCCGAAAAGCTCCAGAACATCGTGAACGTGTTCCGGTCGGCCCCCAAGCCGCTGCGCCTCCAGGCCCTGCTGGAATACAGCCGCAAGCTGCCCCCGCTGCCCGAGAAGTACGTTGAGCATCCCGAGTTCCTGCAACCCGTGCCCGAGTGCGCCAGCCCCTTTTTCCTGGTCACCGAGCGGGACGAACAGGGCGGCGTGAACATGTACTTCAAGGTGCCGGAGGAGGCGCCCACTGTCCGCGGCTATGCGGGCATCCTGCACGAGGCCTTGCAGGGCGAGAAGCCCGAGACGATCCTGAACATCCCGGATCAGTTCTATATGGACATGGGCCTGACCGAACTCATCACGCCCATGCGCCTGCGGGGGATGGGCGCCATCCTGATGCGGCTGAAGAACGACGTGCGGGAACACACGGGGGCGTAG
- the rdgB gene encoding RdgB/HAM1 family non-canonical purine NTP pyrophosphatase, whose protein sequence is MRVVVATGNAGKVREIEEALGSLGWRLEGLNGLPLPEETGTTYEENAALKACAAALTTGLPALADDSGLEVEVLGGQPGVYSARFGNRATDTERNLYLLERMRYMANRRARFVSVVILAHPDGQIETYRGELTGTLLEGPRGENGFGYDPLFVPDGETRTLAEMTVAEKRAISHRGRALAALMQAHADGRLTPSS, encoded by the coding sequence ATGCGGGTGGTCGTGGCGACGGGGAACGCCGGAAAGGTGCGCGAGATCGAGGAGGCCCTGGGCAGCCTGGGCTGGCGGCTGGAGGGCCTGAATGGCCTGCCGCTGCCCGAGGAGACGGGCACCACTTACGAGGAGAACGCCGCACTCAAGGCCTGCGCGGCGGCCCTGACCACGGGCCTGCCCGCCCTGGCGGACGATTCCGGCCTGGAGGTCGAGGTGCTGGGCGGGCAGCCCGGCGTGTACAGCGCCCGCTTCGGGAACCGCGCGACCGACACCGAGCGGAACCTCTACCTGCTCGAACGGATGCGGTACATGGCGAATCGCCGCGCGCGGTTCGTCTCCGTGGTCATCCTGGCCCATCCCGACGGCCAGATCGAGACGTACCGCGGGGAGCTGACCGGCACCCTGCTCGAAGGCCCCCGCGGCGAGAACGGGTTCGGCTACGACCCCCTCTTCGTCCCCGACGGCGAGACCCGCACCCTGGCCGAGATGACGGTGGCCGAGAAGCGCGCGATCAGCCACCGGGGCCGGGCGCTGGCGGCCTTGATGCAGGCCCACGCGGACGGTCGACTGACGCCGTCGAGCTGA
- a CDS encoding GGDEF domain-containing protein, with translation MSAEAQLRRYHQLVQMLAALARSSGQVDAVVQTVHRQAGALFPAQVTLLALLEPGGDWRWELYEGEQRYTQRLPFYPEGILETVLRGDPLSIPDIAAYLARHPVRVRRLVDHDEVLLEVGEEEPGEPTLSMLFVPLEVRGARVGVLSVQSYALAAFDDTDLQFLDLLGQHVSIALENAGLREELERATLTDPLTGLANRRAFGRDAPLALETARREGRDLTLVMLDVHDFKSVNDTFGHPVGDAVLFTLGQVFREALPVPGTVFRLSGDEFALLVWEAEDRLGDLARRIEEGLRRAPWPPGLGPVCLQGGAAQAQPGATLHDWLSLADSRMYGVKRQRTRGLRLGWGLDFGREDVPA, from the coding sequence ATGTCGGCCGAAGCCCAACTCAGGCGGTATCACCAGCTCGTGCAGATGCTGGCCGCCCTCGCGCGCAGCAGTGGGCAGGTGGACGCGGTGGTGCAGACCGTCCACCGCCAGGCGGGCGCGCTCTTTCCCGCCCAGGTCACGCTGCTGGCCCTGCTGGAGCCCGGCGGCGACTGGCGGTGGGAACTGTACGAGGGCGAGCAGCGGTACACCCAGCGTCTCCCCTTCTACCCCGAGGGGATTCTGGAGACGGTGCTGCGGGGGGACCCGCTTTCCATCCCCGACATCGCGGCCTACCTGGCCCGGCATCCCGTGCGCGTCCGGCGGCTGGTGGACCACGACGAGGTTCTGCTGGAGGTCGGGGAGGAGGAACCCGGAGAACCCACCCTCTCCATGCTGTTCGTGCCGCTGGAGGTCCGGGGCGCCCGCGTCGGCGTGCTCTCGGTGCAGAGCTACGCCCTCGCCGCCTTCGACGACACCGACCTGCAATTCCTGGACCTGCTGGGCCAGCACGTGTCCATCGCCCTGGAAAATGCCGGGCTGCGCGAGGAGCTGGAGCGGGCGACCCTGACCGACCCCCTGACCGGCCTCGCCAACCGCCGCGCCTTCGGGCGGGACGCGCCGCTGGCCCTGGAGACGGCCCGCCGCGAGGGGCGCGACCTGACCCTGGTGATGCTCGACGTGCATGATTTCAAGAGCGTCAACGACACCTTCGGGCACCCGGTGGGCGACGCGGTCCTGTTCACCCTGGGGCAGGTGTTCCGGGAGGCCCTGCCCGTGCCGGGAACCGTCTTCCGCCTGAGCGGCGACGAGTTCGCCCTCCTCGTCTGGGAGGCCGAGGACCGGCTGGGTGACCTGGCGCGGCGGATCGAGGAGGGATTGCGCCGCGCCCCGTGGCCGCCCGGACTCGGGCCGGTCTGCCTTCAGGGGGGCGCGGCGCAGGCCCAGCCCGGGGCGACCCTTCACGACTGGCTCTCGTTGGCCGACTCGCGCATGTACGGCGTCAAACGGCAGCGGACACGCGGTCTGCGGTTGGGCTGGGGCCTGGACTTCGGCCGGGAGGATGTCCCGGCCTGA
- a CDS encoding magnesium transporter CorA family protein — protein MLTYYRSIGGKLQVLDGYIDGCWINATAPTAEELARVSRETGLPLDYLSYPLDPDERSRFEREDGQLLIIMQTSYRLGEDSDIPYDTVPLGILHTDHCLVTVCTTENPVVNDVVNGLVRRVSTVKKNRLTLQLFLRNAQRFLIDVRQINKQVDRIEDRMETATRNRELMDLLKLEKSLVYFITGLKANEAMMERVKRDRIFEMYEEDSDLLDDVLIENLQAIEMANIASNILTSMAGAFASVISNNVNQVVKVLTVTTILVAIPTLVTSIFGMNVPLPFQHSPEALWLVLGIAVMLAATLAFLFYRWRVF, from the coding sequence ATGCTGACCTACTACCGCAGCATCGGCGGCAAACTCCAGGTCCTCGACGGCTACATCGACGGCTGCTGGATCAACGCGACTGCCCCCACCGCTGAGGAACTCGCCCGGGTGAGCCGCGAGACCGGCCTCCCCCTAGATTACCTGAGTTACCCCCTCGACCCCGACGAGCGTTCCCGCTTCGAGCGCGAGGACGGCCAGCTCCTGATCATCATGCAGACGAGCTACCGCCTGGGCGAGGACAGCGACATCCCCTACGACACCGTGCCGCTGGGCATCCTGCACACCGACCACTGCCTGGTGACCGTGTGCACGACCGAGAATCCGGTCGTGAACGACGTGGTGAACGGCCTGGTGCGCCGGGTCTCCACCGTCAAGAAAAACCGCCTGACCCTGCAACTGTTCCTGCGAAACGCCCAGCGGTTCCTGATCGACGTGCGGCAGATCAACAAGCAGGTCGACCGTATCGAGGACCGCATGGAGACGGCCACCCGCAACCGGGAGCTGATGGACCTCCTGAAGCTCGAAAAGAGCCTGGTGTACTTCATCACCGGCCTCAAGGCGAACGAGGCGATGATGGAGCGCGTCAAACGCGACCGCATCTTCGAGATGTACGAGGAGGATTCCGACCTGCTCGACGACGTGCTGATCGAGAACCTCCAGGCCATCGAGATGGCGAATATCGCCAGCAACATCCTGACGAGCATGGCGGGCGCCTTCGCCTCCGTTATCAGCAACAACGTCAACCAGGTCGTGAAGGTGCTGACGGTCACGACGATTCTGGTGGCGATCCCCACGCTCGTCACGAGCATCTTCGGCATGAACGTGCCGCTGCCGTTCCAGCACAGCCCCGAGGCGCTATGGCTGGTGCTGGGCATCGCCGTCATGCTGGCCGCGACGCTCGCCTTCCTATTCTACCGCTGGCGGGTGTTCTGA
- a CDS encoding ferredoxin → MPHIITSPCIGVKDQACTEVCPVECIYDGGDQYLIHPDECIDCGACVPACPVSAIFPEEDVPAGEEEFIVKNKAFFGL, encoded by the coding sequence ATGCCGCACATCATCACCAGCCCCTGCATCGGTGTGAAGGACCAGGCCTGCACCGAAGTGTGCCCCGTGGAGTGCATCTACGACGGTGGCGACCAGTACCTGATCCACCCCGACGAGTGCATCGACTGCGGCGCCTGCGTGCCCGCCTGCCCGGTGAGCGCCATCTTCCCGGAAGAGGACGTGCCTGCCGGGGAAGAGGAGTTCATCGTCAAGAACAAGGCCTTCTTCGGGCTGTAA
- a CDS encoding NTP transferase domain-containing protein: MTQGNAGQWSAVVLGGGDPGDPFAAAHGVPVKALIPVAGEPMAMHVLWALRESGRVARVAYVGPTVPAMDALIDERVTDHGTLLSNLEAGVEALAASGLAPGERVLVVTADIPLVTAAQLAEVLNTAPAGAGLVYPVVRRSDCERAFPGVKRTYAQLRDDTFTGGNVFLLDPRLIGQFLPRLREVLAARKAPLKLAGLIGPGVLLKLLTRRLTVRELEERVSVILGVPARALITPHAAIGTDVDKEDDLRLAETHLGRISSPQS, from the coding sequence ATGACTCAAGGCAACGCCGGGCAGTGGAGCGCCGTCGTGCTGGGCGGCGGTGACCCCGGCGACCCCTTCGCGGCGGCGCACGGCGTCCCGGTCAAGGCGCTGATCCCGGTGGCGGGCGAGCCTATGGCGATGCACGTCCTGTGGGCCCTGCGGGAGAGTGGGAGGGTGGCCCGGGTCGCCTACGTCGGCCCGACCGTCCCTGCCATGGACGCCCTGATCGATGAGCGCGTTACCGATCACGGCACCCTGCTCAGCAACCTGGAGGCGGGCGTGGAGGCCCTGGCCGCCTCCGGCCTGGCCCCGGGCGAGCGCGTTCTGGTCGTCACTGCCGACATTCCCCTCGTGACGGCGGCGCAACTCGCGGAGGTGCTGAACACCGCCCCGGCGGGGGCCGGACTGGTCTATCCCGTCGTGCGCCGAAGTGACTGTGAGCGGGCTTTTCCCGGCGTGAAGCGGACCTATGCCCAGCTCCGCGACGACACCTTCACGGGCGGCAACGTGTTCCTGCTCGACCCGCGCCTGATCGGCCAGTTCCTGCCCCGCCTGCGCGAGGTGCTCGCCGCACGTAAGGCGCCGCTGAAACTCGCGGGCCTGATCGGGCCGGGCGTCCTGCTCAAACTGCTGACCCGCCGCCTCACCGTGCGGGAGCTGGAGGAGCGGGTCAGCGTCATCCTGGGTGTCCCGGCCCGCGCCCTGATCACCCCCCACGCCGCCATCGGCACGGACGTGGACAAGGAGGACGACCTGCGGCTTGCCGAGACGCACCTGGGGCGCATCTCCTCTCCCCAATCCTGA
- a CDS encoding sensor histidine kinase: MGLTLPRLTLRARLTLWAALATALAVALVVGGLFVVVNRYLRAAQVAGVQSAASAVQERIEGAVDRAAEPFVPLSGRDLERLADADDQTRNLELRLSGPGGSAQTPRFPAGVGANLPPNVYALGDRLLVVRPLRGGTLLTVVSNAPVLSQTRRAFGQALAWLLPTAMGLSLLLGWTVAGRLLAPVRALEGAAREIGAGGNLRRPVPGAGEGDELSRLGLTLQDTFARLADAREREQDFVRAAAHDLRSPLAALTARVDATLARDRDVERYRLELREIGIDITRLSDLANHLLLLARDPAALTRVEVPLRDLAADAVDRARELRPEADVDLIAPAPVTVWGDRVLLGQAVWNLTANAVLHAPGATVTVTVGSDSSGGAAVEVRDDGPGVPPGVLARLGEAFYRPDASRAGVGGHGLGLALVRRAAELHGGRLMLESPAGGGFTATLHLPERPPSGEASRAERVLGSAV, encoded by the coding sequence GTGGGCCTGACGTTGCCCCGCCTGACCCTGCGCGCCCGGCTGACCCTCTGGGCCGCGCTGGCGACGGCGCTGGCGGTCGCGCTCGTGGTGGGAGGGCTGTTCGTGGTCGTGAACCGGTATCTGCGGGCGGCGCAGGTGGCGGGGGTGCAGAGCGCGGCGAGCGCCGTGCAGGAGCGGATCGAGGGGGCGGTGGACCGGGCGGCGGAGCCCTTTGTGCCGCTCTCAGGCCGGGACCTGGAACGCCTCGCCGATGCCGATGACCAGACCCGCAACCTGGAACTGCGGCTCTCAGGGCCGGGGGGCAGCGCGCAGACGCCGCGTTTTCCGGCGGGGGTGGGGGCGAACCTGCCGCCGAACGTGTACGCGCTGGGTGACCGCTTGTTGGTCGTGCGGCCCCTGCGAGGCGGCACGCTGCTCACCGTGGTGTCGAACGCGCCGGTCCTCTCGCAGACACGGCGGGCCTTCGGGCAGGCGCTCGCGTGGCTGCTGCCCACCGCGATGGGGCTGTCCCTGCTGCTGGGCTGGACGGTCGCTGGGCGCCTCCTCGCCCCGGTGCGGGCGCTGGAGGGGGCGGCGCGGGAGATCGGGGCGGGGGGGAATCTGCGCCGTCCCGTCCCCGGGGCGGGGGAGGGCGACGAACTCTCCCGGCTGGGGCTGACCCTTCAGGACACCTTCGCCCGGCTTGCCGACGCCCGCGAGCGCGAGCAGGACTTCGTGCGGGCCGCCGCCCACGACCTGCGCAGCCCCCTCGCGGCCCTGACCGCCCGGGTGGACGCCACCCTCGCCCGCGACCGCGACGTCGAGCGCTACCGGCTGGAGCTGCGCGAGATCGGGATCGACATCACCCGGCTCTCGGACCTCGCCAACCACCTGCTGCTCCTCGCCCGCGACCCGGCGGCCCTGACGCGGGTGGAAGTGCCCCTGCGCGACCTTGCGGCGGACGCAGTGGACCGGGCCCGCGAGCTGCGCCCCGAGGCGGATGTGGACCTGATCGCCCCGGCACCCGTCACGGTGTGGGGGGACCGCGTGCTGCTGGGCCAGGCGGTGTGGAACCTCACGGCGAACGCGGTGCTGCACGCGCCGGGCGCGACGGTCACCGTCACGGTCGGGAGTGACAGCTCGGGTGGGGCAGCAGTCGAGGTCCGCGACGACGGCCCGGGGGTCCCGCCGGGCGTGCTCGCGCGGCTGGGTGAAGCTTTTTACCGGCCAGATGCCAGCCGCGCTGGTGTAGGCGGGCATGGCCTGGGCCTCGCGCTCGTGCGGCGGGCGGCGGAGCTGCATGGGGGCCGCCTCATGCTGGAGAGCCCGGCGGGTGGGGGGTTTACCGCCACGCTGCATCTCCCCGAACGGCCCCCATCAGGTGAGGCCAGCCGCGCGGAGCGGGTGCTAGGCTCTGCCGTATGA